A stretch of the Theileria equi strain WA chromosome 1, complete sequence genome encodes the following:
- a CDS encoding signal peptide-containing protein (encoded by transcript BEWA_026030A), with the protein MKVLAVLLAVSLVRLCRCGDDDGAKGALKGAFTETPEGLSPAETTTAVTLDIASPNHTNLDVHTKDGGCFEYKLYLPKDTFRISSVSDGEEELWKAAGDKNCEVVISFRKEDHALVTVFLSGGNNDQSKYFEKISGAWKELKKEELDKKIEEMIKYITCQTHTEVPQDVSASIILDLASRQ; encoded by the coding sequence atgaaggttCTAGCTGTACTATTGGCGGTGTCTCTGGTAAGACTCTGCCGCTGTGGAGATGATGATGGCGCTAAAGGAGCATTAAAGGGGGCCTTCACAGAAACTCCCGAGGGTCTTTCTCCTGCTGAGACAACCACAGCCGTTACCCTTGATATTGCCAGTCCGAATCATACAAACTTGGATGTGCATACAAAGGACGGTGGTTGTTTTGAGTACAAGCTATACCTTCCAAAGGACACCTTTCGTATATCTTCAGTGAGTGATGGAGAAGAGGAACTTTGGAAGGCTGCCGGGGATAAAAACTGTGAAGTCGTGATATCATTTAGGAAGGAAGATCACGCCCTCGTAACCGTATTTTTAAGTGGTGGTAATAACGACCAGTctaaatattttgagaaaattAGTGGAGCATGGAAGGAGCTaaagaaggaggaattGGATAAGAAGATAGaggagatgataaagtATATCACTTGTCAAACTCATACAGAAGTTCCTCAGGATGTTAGTGCTTCTATTATACTCGATCTTGCCAGTAGACAGTAG